One window of Papaver somniferum cultivar HN1 chromosome 9, ASM357369v1, whole genome shotgun sequence genomic DNA carries:
- the LOC113313561 gene encoding uncharacterized protein LOC113313561, with translation MDSIASSQIFTMSFAYGLSWKHPPARGWQWTLYSLVEKLKDLCLNQREEIKALKTAILFPDVVNSQLQDILDKQGSELKQAKQVIPTLQRQVTSLTGQLQYLANGLAEVKVDKYSVRGCYEGNLSSPRTPAFDLDATNSL, from the exons ATGGACTCCATAGCTAGTTCACAGATATTTACAATGTCTTTTg CTTATGGGCTTAGCTGGAAGCATCCCCCTGCACGTGGATGGCAATGGACATTATATTCTCTG GTGGAGAAGTTGAAGGATTTGTGCTTGAATCAAAGGGAAGAGATAAAAGCATTAAAAACTGCTATTTTGTTCCCTGATGTTGTGAATTCGCAACTTCAAGATATTTTAGACAAGCAAGGATCGGAGTTGAAACAGGCAAAACAAGTTATTCCCACTTTACAGCGACAGGTTACATCTCTTACAGGCCAATTGCAATATCTTGCAAATGGTCTGGCTGAG GTCAAGGTAGACAAATACTCTGTCAGGGGATGTTACGAAGGCAATCTAAGTTCTCCTAGAACACCAGCATTTGATCTAGACGCCACCAATTCTTTG